In Gammaproteobacteria bacterium (ex Lamellibrachia satsuma), a single genomic region encodes these proteins:
- a CDS encoding Rieske 2Fe-2S domain-containing protein, with amino-acid sequence MSNAMNYLLAARPEAMTAYFTFLKKSGDHLDTKTRDLISVITKVAVQTEGGFRQYLTRALRNGATPNEVIDALLMAFPVLGLAKIVWATDILLEMDIPDFRPEALLAEADWHDIAGLDEIKLEDTTWLEVEGRHLFIYRNEADIRVYDSRCPHQVTDIPHLSLEGTKLSCPKHQWAFDVVSGECVEKGKHPLRRFEHRVEAGRLLAFW; translated from the coding sequence ATGAGTAATGCAATGAACTATCTGTTGGCCGCCCGCCCCGAGGCGATGACGGCCTATTTCACTTTCCTGAAAAAGTCAGGTGATCATCTGGATACAAAAACCCGGGATCTCATTTCTGTAATCACCAAGGTTGCGGTACAGACAGAGGGTGGTTTTCGGCAATATCTGACCCGTGCCTTACGCAACGGCGCAACGCCCAATGAGGTGATCGATGCGCTATTGATGGCGTTTCCTGTGCTGGGGCTGGCTAAGATCGTTTGGGCCACCGATATTCTATTGGAGATGGATATTCCCGATTTTCGTCCGGAGGCGTTGTTGGCCGAGGCCGACTGGCACGATATTGCGGGTCTCGATGAGATAAAGCTGGAGGATACGACCTGGTTGGAAGTGGAGGGACGTCACCTGTTTATCTACCGGAATGAAGCGGATATACGGGTCTATGACAGTCGCTGTCCGCACCAGGTTACCGATATTCCACACCTTTCGCTTGAGGGTACCAAGCTGTCTTGTCCAAAACACCAGTGGGCCTTCGATGTGGTGAGTGGAGAGTGTGTCGAAAAGGGCAAACATCCCCTGCGCCGTTTTGAGCACAGAGTGGAAGCGGGTCGTCTTTTGGCTTTCTGGTAA
- a CDS encoding TrmH family RNA methyltransferase yields the protein MLRQRKSKRERRESRDLALLRYKKQRNRNLLAKPGVHDFIIVIDGMKAGFNVAKIFRSAEAFGAHEVHLVDIGPFDPSPAKGSFKKVPARFFEKFEASYNDLTERGYRILTLDAVCGESLVDTALPEKCAFVLGHEEWGHSFEVSDYPDIGCLSIPQFGQVESLNVAVAASVVMFEYVRQHGAK from the coding sequence ATGTTACGCCAGAGAAAATCCAAACGGGAACGGAGAGAGTCGCGGGATCTCGCGCTGCTCCGTTACAAGAAACAGCGCAATCGAAACCTGTTGGCCAAACCCGGTGTACACGATTTCATCATTGTGATAGATGGCATGAAAGCGGGTTTCAATGTGGCGAAGATCTTTCGCAGCGCGGAGGCCTTTGGTGCGCATGAGGTACACCTGGTCGATATCGGTCCTTTTGATCCGTCGCCCGCCAAAGGCTCGTTCAAAAAAGTACCCGCCCGCTTTTTTGAGAAATTTGAAGCGTCCTACAATGACCTGACAGAACGCGGATACCGGATTTTGACTCTGGATGCCGTCTGTGGGGAATCATTGGTCGATACTGCCCTGCCGGAAAAATGCGCCTTCGTATTGGGACATGAGGAGTGGGGACACAGTTTCGAGGTCTCCGACTACCCGGATATCGGTTGCCTGTCGATTCCGCAATTCGGGCAGGTGGAGAGCCTCAATGTGGCGGTGGCCGCCTCAGTGGTGATGTTCGAATACGTGCGTCAGCACGGAGCAAAATGA